The following nucleotide sequence is from Megalops cyprinoides isolate fMegCyp1 chromosome 6, fMegCyp1.pri, whole genome shotgun sequence.
TGTATTATCTTGTCCCCTCCGGCCATGTTTTGACACCCAGAAGAAAAGAGACATGTGAGAGAATATTATGTGAGCTGCAAAATTAGCAATTAAACTGATGTGCTTTGAGAGATTCTACAGCCTATGTCTGAATAGCTGAAGAAAGAATGTGTcgttaattaaaaaaactcaTGAAAAGATTTATCAACCCGGCACAGTGCAGGAGTGTACTGTTGTTTATGGAATTAAATAAGATGCAGAATGCATGCTGAGAAAACTGCTAGAGTTTTCAATGAGAAAGGAAAACCAGTGCAATTAACAGGGACTAAATGCACATTAAGCATATCTCAGCCAGTGTGCTACACTGGGGCCTGGGAGAGCAGTGCAGCTGATGGGTGTTAGGAGAAGTAGGAATGTAATACGTTTACCGACACAAACagcctacccccccccccccccccccccagcccccaaaaACTGATTTTCATAATATTCTGTGgaaatgtggagaaaaaaatggccgcatggaaaaaaatagcattcattttgaaaagcaattACAGGGATGCATGCTTCTGTTGCCCCTCCCCCTATGGAGCCCACATAAGATTGCCTTTCTACCGAAGAGCTCCGTGAAAGCTGATACAGCCCAGCGGATAAATAAACTGCAGGCGCAAGTTATAAAGAATTAACCCCtcatgcactgcagtgcagccTCTAGGGTCTGTGTGAGGCTTCAACAATTTGAAaaagcaaatatgaaaaaaaaagaaaactatgaAATGCACATCAGTCAAGCATCACCATGACatgagcatttaaaaatgcttgtttCTGTGAATCAGGGTTTATGTCCCTTAAACTACAGTCTTCCTCAGCCACCCCTGAGAATGCTCCTACCCTACTCCTGATCCAATGAGTATCACTCCCAGTCTGCTCCTGATTCAATGAGTATCACTTCTGTTCTGCTCCTGATTCAATGAGTATCACTCCCAGTCTGCTCCTGATTCAATGAGTATCGCTCTCGGTCTGCTCCTGATTCAATGAGTATCACACCCACCCTCCTCCTGCATCAATAAGTATCACTCCCAGTCTGCTCTTGAAAACTACTAATTTGTTTACTGTCcaaatcacagttttttttacatcattttctAAAGTATACCGTCAAACACAAGAGCGCCATGTCACTGTTCTGTCTCTACTAGTGTTCACTCGCTACAGCAATGGTCTAAGATGCAACAGTAGCCAATTCTCCATAATGAAATATGGTGGTGATACTACTGTAATAAGACATATGCTTGGTGAGGAGGAGAGTTTAGTGAAGTGGTGTGAAGATCATCATTTATTTCTAAACTTAAAGAAGACCAAACAAATGGTACATACCCCTGAAAGTTCTGGGCAAGGAGGTAGAAATCGACAATAACACATCTTGACAATAACCTCAACCTGAAAATCTGTACAGAAAACAACGTATTCCAAAGCAACCAGCATCCGAATTGTCTGCATAAGCAGAGACTCTTTCAAGTGGATCGGGACATCATGCTCTCTTCCTACCCCACTGCAATACAGTCAGCCATCACCTTGCATCCAGCTGCATGGATAAATGGTctcttaaaacaaaaactgaagaAACTCCAGTGTATTGTTTACCAGAGGGCAATCCTAGAAAAAACATCCCTTCTGATGAAACCCACCCACTTCGCTCTGCAATTTCTTTCAGTAGTTCGGTAGAATGATTACTCAAAACCTGCGAAAACCACTCAAGAGACTTTCATTCTATGTGCCATACGCCTTTATAATAAGACTCTTTTAATAACCAGGCCCATATTGCATACATTACTGACTTGCACTTTTAAACtagttttcatattttaatggttttgtgtgcatttactgTTGCTCATGCTGTGCTTGCCTTTTTAATGACCTGTGTTTGCACCATGTTTTTGATATGAATACTAAAGAATTCTGAAACTGAATATGATTCAGTATCAGTATCACTCACCCCCACAGTACCCCCTGCTTCAAATTCAGTGAGAAATCATGATAACATCAACTGTAGACATAAACCTTCATGACCTATAGAACTAGTAATTCCTGATTATTTCCTATGAgatcaaaacaatacaaattgcTCTAGCCACTTACTACCGAATATATATCTAGCAGGTTGTTGGGGTCTGGGGTTTGGTAGTTAGGAGTTGTGTAAAGGTTAGGATTATGTTCAAGTTTAGGTTCACAGGCTAGGGATTAGGCGTAGTgttagagtgacttacataggttacagttctttacaatgttattcatttatatagttgaataattactgaggcaattgtgagttgAGTACTTTGCCCAAGCAGCACTGTCCCAGcaggggattgaaccagcaaccttttggttacgagtcctgctccttaaccactatgctaaactgccaCCCAGTTAGGGTTAGAATTGGAGATTGGGTTTAGAGTTATGTTGGGGATAAAGGGTAATTTTTAGATTCAGAGATTAGGGGTTAGTGTTTGAGCTAGGGTTGGGAATTGGGATAACAGTAAGTGAATAGGGTTCAGGATTTCAGCCCACTCCTCACCCCGGCTGAGCTGCTGCAGGTTTCGCACTTCTTCCTGCACCTGAAGCTGCAGCACCTGCTGTAGAACTTCCTGCCGCAGCGCGTCCTGAACTATACCCATACGGCCCAGTTTTTCACCATTCAACCTGAGCAATGCACGACCTGGGACAAAGAGGAAGACATGAgtgaggggaagggagaggggatggggggggggagtggaaggatagagggagagggggaaggagggtggaaggggagggggggggagagagagggaggatgggagagaaaagacaggagagagggagtgagaaagaaggacagagagggagagagagctcaatGTTTGAAATACTGTGATCACCAAGCAGTTTTTAGTAtacccaaacaaaaaaaaaaacattttctgaaggCAATTCTGGTGAAATACCATGCACATGTATCCCAGCTCGGCACTGAACTAGCAGCCTTTGGATATCAGTCACATTACCTTAACCTCTATGTCTCACTTGCAGATAGTACTGGTTTAGATGTAGAGTGTTCACACTCCAAGCTCCTTATGGATTTAACAGTTAATTGGAAAAGGTGTTCCAACCTCAGATCTAGCGTATCTGACAGTCTAGTGCCTGACAGTCTGATCAAAGTCAAGCGCCACTGTCGAACAGAAGCAGGgcatggctgtgctgtagggtTCTCATGTCAGTTGACACAAAGCTCAAGTTGAGCAGATGCCCTGCTCCAGAGTGACTTGTAGTTCTCACATTTTCTTCCCTCCCCGACTCACTCTCTGACCCATTTACACTGCTGGAATTTAACTGGAGCAGCTGAGGTAAGGTCAGCAAGCCCCTACTCTGGAAGCTGCAGCAACCAGCAGAGATAATTCACTCTTCCTTTTAAGTGCATCCGTATTCAGCCCTCAGCAATACTTTGTCCTTCAGTGCTGCTGCCCTTGATCCTTTGTGTACAATTAGACAAAGGAGCTGAATAAAGTGCAGATTAATTCCCCCCTCGCAGGCTTGACATACTTCCTATTACTTGCCTGAAGGCAGTGCTTGCTGTGTTAAGATCCCACCACCAGCACAAACTCCTCTCTCTACGGGGACTGTGTGAACACACCCACAAAGTCATTATAAAAACTACAGCAGGCACGCAAGGCTGGGGGAGAAAGAAACTCCCAATATCACAACATGAGTTATGAATactaaaagcaaaaaaacaagaggaaggccatcacaaagcaaatgaaagcagGTATTTTCAGAGCATTGTCTCCTTAAGGAGATAGAATTAAATCAAAGGAATAGGAAGGCATCTACTTTAAATAAGGCATTTTTTACATAGTGAAAACAGCATAAACTGGAGCACATGTACAGAATTTCATCATGCCTATTAATAATGATTAAGTCTAGTCTAAAAATAACATGTGTCCAATGTCTAATTCCACTTCAGAAGATTGTTCAGGAGTTAACTGCCTGTCATCCATGTAGATACAGACTGATTTCCTGCAAAAGGCACAACCTCTGCATCCTGGGGTTGGTGCTATAAACCTCATATGCATGACTGCAAATCATATAAAAACATGAACCATGCACCATGGGACGTATAACTGCAACAGAGAGAAGGTCTTTGATTTAatgtccctctccctgcctcatcTGTTAATCCCACAAACCCTCCTGAGGGTGCCAAACCCTTGTACGGGTAGCTTGTCCCTTTAAATATCCCCATTAATGTACAACAGTGATTTTACTTTAATGGAATCCCTCATTGACTGGTTAATGTTGAGCAACAATGTGATtgagtccctcactatttttcTTAATGGTGGATGTCACTGTGATGGATTCCTTCATTGGCTGGTTAATAAGAGGGGGGGTGGTCACTGTAATTGAGGCCCTAATTGGCTGGTTAATGATGGGTGTTACTGTAATTGAGCTCCTCATTGGCTGGTTAATAGTGGCATTCTCTATGACTATAACCGTCACTGGCTGGTTAATGATGTTGGTCCTTGGGACATTACCTGTAATGGCGTGGTGGGAGAAGACCTCCACGTAGGTCAGGTAGTTGTGTGGGCAGTGTCTCTTCAGCCACCGGCAGACATCCTGCTGGCTCCACAGAACCACAGGCCTGGACAGACCCGAGAGGGTAGGGCTAGTGTGGTACACTGCGAAGGCCTCACCCGGCCGCAGCTggaacgcacgcacacacacacaaacacgcccacatacacacgcacacagcagaaaagaaGGAGTGTTACTAAACAtgctgcctttgtttttttccttggatATAGAGGACATTTCACGTCATGTCAGGCCTGAAGTCGCTTAGGCTGTTTCAGTTATAGCAAGAAACTGAAGAAGGCCAGAGTCGTTTACAATGACAGGTACATGAAACATGCGTGAGATTGGAAAGTGAGGAGGTGAAGTAAGCACTATGTTAATGCAGACTCAGCAAAAACTATCAAAGTGAGATGACAATTACAGATGATATCCCCTGACAAGTGGATCATTACTGTGTACAAATACATacttgtgtgcattgtgtgtgtgtgtgtgtgtgtgtgtgtgtgtgtgcttgtgtctgcatgtgcatgcatgtgtgtgtacacatgcaaatTCCCACTGTGAGGAGCCTCAACTGACAGTGTAGCGGGATGAATGTTGTGCTGATGCAGAAACGCAGGAGCTCAAGCGCTCTCAGAAATACAGGAGCTCACAGACACGCTGGAGCGCAAACGTTCCCCgaaacacagcagctgaaacGTTCACAGATCCATCCCAGAGGCGCCCAGCATGATGGGCTCTCTTCACTGCAGAGTGCTCTGctgaggcacaggcacacagaacaTCCCACCTCATCGCTGTGCACTGCTGTGCCCCACAGCAGCGATGAACACAAATGCTCCAAAGTCCCCTCAAACATCAAACTACCGCAAACCTGTCTGTGAGAGCAGCACACAACAAACAGGGGGCGAATGGAAGATGCTGGGGAGACCAATAGTGGGAAAGAGTTACAAAGCAGTCACACAGGGACAccatgaggaagagagagatagggagaagGAGGGTATAAATCTGTTCAGCAGCTAATATGGCATTTCCACAGGCCAAGTTGAATGATGCATGGGGATAGCAAATGACAGCActaaatcaatattttacagACTGGGTTTAGCTGCGCCTTCTTCGACACACTTTTGCCCAATCAGAAACCACCACCTTACACATGACATCGCTACAGCAACTTTGCAGAGTTAGCCTTTTAGGGATACTAAGACCTTGTCCTGCTGTGCTGAAATACAGCATAtgtgagccaaaaaaaaaacagatctgaaaCATGTATCCAGCCGATGTTACCTAACTCTGCCTGGTAGCCATGCCGACAGCTCAGGTTTGAATCTTGCATAATGCTTCTCCTGTAGCAGTGGTTCCACAAATTCAAAATGAGACTTGTATCCTTGgtccatctctctgcctgccccaCATGCTTCCTTTAACTTTTGTTACTTTTGATACCCTTGGTATGGCCTGTGGGGGACCTTTTTACACCCCCTTTCATAAGCCATAAGGAGTGGAATCAGAATTATAGCAACGGTAAGGGTGTGGGTCTGGAGCCTTAAACCAACTCCGTGTCCTAGAGGAGTCCCAACATTCTGCCCTACCCCCAGACTCATAGAAAACTTTCTGTCAGGGAACAATGTGAGTCGGCCACCAAGCTACAGCAGTCTGTCTGaactgtgttttctctttttttccatggacACTTTTCACTGTAAACTCGCTGCCTCAGTCTGGAGTTTGGAAGCCACTAACTGCCGAACTATGGCCTGCACTGTCAATCTTTCAAGCACttctttgcattatttatcCTGTTTTGTCTCAGACGACACCGATtttccacacacactgagtcTGACTCTGAGCAATATGATGTTAAGCAGTATTTCAGCCCATGAGATCTGACAGAAGACAGGCTGCTACGCAGATGACAGTGCTGTCAATGAGCGCTTTACACCAGCCCACcctcagttaaaaaaaaaaaaagtcactgatTAGAAAGTGATAAAACCTTGACTGTGACAGGGGTGCTACCCAGGAAGGCAAGGTCCTGTACTCTTGCTTGTCTGCACAGGTGCTTACAAAGAGTGATGGAGTCATTAAGATTAGTCTCGCTTCTCTCTTGCCACTGGACTGGGGTCAGCAAACCGTGGTGAAGAGGGAGCTCGTCAAATCAAGGGCCACTCTCTCCAGCCTTCTCTGACATTCTTGGATTCCCTGTAATGAGCTCTGGCTGCTGAATTCAAACAGCCATCCAGGTCTTACCTTCAGTTCAAgaggtatttatttttaaactattgTGTCCTTCTGTGTGAAATCAGCCCATTTTTGGCTTGACCATCTTGTATGTTCCTGATATTAACTGTACCTTTTCTCCTGTGGAAATTACCCCTCAGGCAAAATTTTTACCttaaatcactttttttaaatttaggtGAGtggttttatatatatgtatgtgtgtgtgtgtgtgtgtgtagactgtAGTACAGATTACCGGCATCAGCGCATCCTACTATTTTtgaaacatgaatatttcaggagATCTCTCCTTAAATATGAATTTAGTATTTCAACAACATGAGGCTGTCCTGATCCTGCCAGTCATGCAGTTACAACAGACACCAGGGAAGGGATTTTAATTTCagatacacaaaacaaaccaccTGTGGGAGCTCATCACTAATTTTACTTAACTGGCTTACACagtgtttcaaatgttttcaaatgtagAAAAACTGtcagatataaaaaaaatctataaagtAGGCATACTAATTGATGTATTTGTACTTCCACCAGTAAACTGGCTTTCCCTGAGGGACATACCTCATAAGAGATgcaacattatttcatttggaTTCTTTTTCCCTCATTAAGTTGGCATAGCTTGCATCATTTAACTTTCACCAAACCAAAAACACATCTACAAAATATGGCATGACATATTGTAATTTTATAGTGTACTGAGCAGAACATTTCCACTTTTCCTCCACTCAAAAAACACGGGACTAATCTAGTAATTCAAGAATTTAAAGGCTTGTTCCGTTTTTAATGGACATTTAAGAATGCTCTACTTCAAGCAAGAAGGAAAGCTTCACTGGCTAATGGCTTGTTTCCATTCTCTGGGAACAAAGTGGTCGTTTGGAAGGAAGGACCCAGACTAAATAGACTCC
It contains:
- the LOC118779079 gene encoding sterile alpha motif domain-containing protein 10-like, producing MAVDAGSSFRFCRAVLDHALSAEDLSFQRARKAGGNLTWHDGRGQKTAGGRTVKLLQQPGTEALQLRPGEAFAVYHTSPTLSGLSRPVVLWSQQDVCRWLKRHCPHNYLTYVEVFSHHAITGRALLRLNGEKLGRMGIVQDALRQEVLQQVLQLQVQEEVRNLQQLSRASFGNLW